One stretch of Juglans microcarpa x Juglans regia isolate MS1-56 chromosome 3D, Jm3101_v1.0, whole genome shotgun sequence DNA includes these proteins:
- the LOC121256206 gene encoding squamosa promoter-binding-like protein 18 isoform X2 → MLILIAQKCITLEITRGLCVMESSSSSGSTKRARADKNGAKVPSCLVDGCNSDLSKCRDYHRRHKVCEIHSKTSKVTIRGQELRFCQQCSRFHSLGEFDEGKRSCRKRLDGHNRRRRKPKPESLSLNSGRLPSSFQGTRILTFGAPQIFPQGPVVSSTSLGAAKAETDVAVLYNGYRQLNFRDSSIPDSLCHNYRGGKQLLFSQGSSSSFPGASVYQLHPGANFASSNTSSSQKVFHNELNRVVDSDCALSLLSSSPAETRQVGLSQMVQFNPIPSAQSLVPSLHYNGLGMEGKTVSSALVDDCNSNANVHCQGMFSIVPHGSSVTGPHQTHSFLWE, encoded by the exons ATGTTGATTCTGATAGCACAGAAGTGCATAACACTAGAAATCACTCGAGGGCTCTGTGTGATggaatcatcatcatcatcaggaTCAACAAAGAGGGCTCGAGCAGATAAGAATGGAGCCAAAGTCCCTTCATGCTTGGTTGATGGGTGCAATTCAGACCTTAGTAAATGCAGGGATTATCACCGACGTCATAAAGTATGTGAAATCCACTCCAAGACTTCAAAGGTTACAATCAGGGGTCAGGAACTACGGTTCTGCCAGCAGTGCAGCAG GTTCCATTCCCTGGGGGAGTTCGACGAGGGAAAGCGAAGCTGCAGGAAACGCCTTGATGGACACAACCGACGACGTAGGAAGCCTAAACCAGAGTCTCTGTCCCTAAATTCAGGAAGGCTCCCCTCCAGCTTCCAAG GCACCAGAATCTTAACGTTCGGTGCTCCACAAATATTTCCACAAGGTCCTGTAGTGAGCTCTACTTCGCTTGGGGCTGCCAAAGCTGAGACTGATGTTGCTGTTCTTTACAATGGCTATCGGCAGTTGAACTTTCGCGATAGCTCCATTCCGGATTCTTTGTGCCACAATTACAGAGGAGGAAAACAGCTTCTCTTTTCACAAGGCTCTAGTTCCTCCTTCCCTGGAGCATCTGTGTACCAACTGCATCCGGGTGCTAATTTTGCATCCAGCAACACTAGCAGCAGCCAGAAAGTGTTCCATAATGAATTAAACCGAGTAGTTGACTCTGACtgtgctctctctcttctgTCATCATCACCAGCTGAGACTCGGCAGGTTGGTTTGAGCCAAATGGTGCAGTTCAACCCGATCCCTTCAGCTCAGTCCTTGGTCCCCAGTCTGCACTATAATGGTTTAGGAATGGAGGGTAAGACTGTTTCTTCTGCTTTGGTTGATGACTGCAACAGCAATGCAAACGTCCATTGCCAGGGTATGTTTTCGATTGTGCCTCATGGATCATCTGTAACCGGACCGCACCAGACACATTCCTTCTTGTGGGAGTAG
- the LOC121256206 gene encoding squamosa promoter-binding-like protein 18 isoform X1, whose translation MLILIAQKCITLEITRGLCVMESSSSSGSTKRARADKNGAKVPSCLVDGCNSDLSKCRDYHRRHKVCEIHSKTSKVTIRGQELRFCQQCSRFHSLGEFDEGKRSCRKRLDGHNRRRRKPKPESLSLNSGRLPSSFQAGTRILTFGAPQIFPQGPVVSSTSLGAAKAETDVAVLYNGYRQLNFRDSSIPDSLCHNYRGGKQLLFSQGSSSSFPGASVYQLHPGANFASSNTSSSQKVFHNELNRVVDSDCALSLLSSSPAETRQVGLSQMVQFNPIPSAQSLVPSLHYNGLGMEGKTVSSALVDDCNSNANVHCQGMFSIVPHGSSVTGPHQTHSFLWE comes from the exons ATGTTGATTCTGATAGCACAGAAGTGCATAACACTAGAAATCACTCGAGGGCTCTGTGTGATggaatcatcatcatcatcaggaTCAACAAAGAGGGCTCGAGCAGATAAGAATGGAGCCAAAGTCCCTTCATGCTTGGTTGATGGGTGCAATTCAGACCTTAGTAAATGCAGGGATTATCACCGACGTCATAAAGTATGTGAAATCCACTCCAAGACTTCAAAGGTTACAATCAGGGGTCAGGAACTACGGTTCTGCCAGCAGTGCAGCAG GTTCCATTCCCTGGGGGAGTTCGACGAGGGAAAGCGAAGCTGCAGGAAACGCCTTGATGGACACAACCGACGACGTAGGAAGCCTAAACCAGAGTCTCTGTCCCTAAATTCAGGAAGGCTCCCCTCCAGCTTCCAAG CAGGCACCAGAATCTTAACGTTCGGTGCTCCACAAATATTTCCACAAGGTCCTGTAGTGAGCTCTACTTCGCTTGGGGCTGCCAAAGCTGAGACTGATGTTGCTGTTCTTTACAATGGCTATCGGCAGTTGAACTTTCGCGATAGCTCCATTCCGGATTCTTTGTGCCACAATTACAGAGGAGGAAAACAGCTTCTCTTTTCACAAGGCTCTAGTTCCTCCTTCCCTGGAGCATCTGTGTACCAACTGCATCCGGGTGCTAATTTTGCATCCAGCAACACTAGCAGCAGCCAGAAAGTGTTCCATAATGAATTAAACCGAGTAGTTGACTCTGACtgtgctctctctcttctgTCATCATCACCAGCTGAGACTCGGCAGGTTGGTTTGAGCCAAATGGTGCAGTTCAACCCGATCCCTTCAGCTCAGTCCTTGGTCCCCAGTCTGCACTATAATGGTTTAGGAATGGAGGGTAAGACTGTTTCTTCTGCTTTGGTTGATGACTGCAACAGCAATGCAAACGTCCATTGCCAGGGTATGTTTTCGATTGTGCCTCATGGATCATCTGTAACCGGACCGCACCAGACACATTCCTTCTTGTGGGAGTAG
- the LOC121256206 gene encoding squamosa promoter-binding-like protein 18 isoform X4, which produces MESSSSSGSTKRARADKNGAKVPSCLVDGCNSDLSKCRDYHRRHKVCEIHSKTSKVTIRGQELRFCQQCSRFHSLGEFDEGKRSCRKRLDGHNRRRRKPKPESLSLNSGRLPSSFQGTRILTFGAPQIFPQGPVVSSTSLGAAKAETDVAVLYNGYRQLNFRDSSIPDSLCHNYRGGKQLLFSQGSSSSFPGASVYQLHPGANFASSNTSSSQKVFHNELNRVVDSDCALSLLSSSPAETRQVGLSQMVQFNPIPSAQSLVPSLHYNGLGMEGKTVSSALVDDCNSNANVHCQGMFSIVPHGSSVTGPHQTHSFLWE; this is translated from the exons ATggaatcatcatcatcatcaggaTCAACAAAGAGGGCTCGAGCAGATAAGAATGGAGCCAAAGTCCCTTCATGCTTGGTTGATGGGTGCAATTCAGACCTTAGTAAATGCAGGGATTATCACCGACGTCATAAAGTATGTGAAATCCACTCCAAGACTTCAAAGGTTACAATCAGGGGTCAGGAACTACGGTTCTGCCAGCAGTGCAGCAG GTTCCATTCCCTGGGGGAGTTCGACGAGGGAAAGCGAAGCTGCAGGAAACGCCTTGATGGACACAACCGACGACGTAGGAAGCCTAAACCAGAGTCTCTGTCCCTAAATTCAGGAAGGCTCCCCTCCAGCTTCCAAG GCACCAGAATCTTAACGTTCGGTGCTCCACAAATATTTCCACAAGGTCCTGTAGTGAGCTCTACTTCGCTTGGGGCTGCCAAAGCTGAGACTGATGTTGCTGTTCTTTACAATGGCTATCGGCAGTTGAACTTTCGCGATAGCTCCATTCCGGATTCTTTGTGCCACAATTACAGAGGAGGAAAACAGCTTCTCTTTTCACAAGGCTCTAGTTCCTCCTTCCCTGGAGCATCTGTGTACCAACTGCATCCGGGTGCTAATTTTGCATCCAGCAACACTAGCAGCAGCCAGAAAGTGTTCCATAATGAATTAAACCGAGTAGTTGACTCTGACtgtgctctctctcttctgTCATCATCACCAGCTGAGACTCGGCAGGTTGGTTTGAGCCAAATGGTGCAGTTCAACCCGATCCCTTCAGCTCAGTCCTTGGTCCCCAGTCTGCACTATAATGGTTTAGGAATGGAGGGTAAGACTGTTTCTTCTGCTTTGGTTGATGACTGCAACAGCAATGCAAACGTCCATTGCCAGGGTATGTTTTCGATTGTGCCTCATGGATCATCTGTAACCGGACCGCACCAGACACATTCCTTCTTGTGGGAGTAG
- the LOC121256206 gene encoding squamosa promoter-binding-like protein 18 isoform X3 produces the protein MESSSSSGSTKRARADKNGAKVPSCLVDGCNSDLSKCRDYHRRHKVCEIHSKTSKVTIRGQELRFCQQCSRFHSLGEFDEGKRSCRKRLDGHNRRRRKPKPESLSLNSGRLPSSFQAGTRILTFGAPQIFPQGPVVSSTSLGAAKAETDVAVLYNGYRQLNFRDSSIPDSLCHNYRGGKQLLFSQGSSSSFPGASVYQLHPGANFASSNTSSSQKVFHNELNRVVDSDCALSLLSSSPAETRQVGLSQMVQFNPIPSAQSLVPSLHYNGLGMEGKTVSSALVDDCNSNANVHCQGMFSIVPHGSSVTGPHQTHSFLWE, from the exons ATggaatcatcatcatcatcaggaTCAACAAAGAGGGCTCGAGCAGATAAGAATGGAGCCAAAGTCCCTTCATGCTTGGTTGATGGGTGCAATTCAGACCTTAGTAAATGCAGGGATTATCACCGACGTCATAAAGTATGTGAAATCCACTCCAAGACTTCAAAGGTTACAATCAGGGGTCAGGAACTACGGTTCTGCCAGCAGTGCAGCAG GTTCCATTCCCTGGGGGAGTTCGACGAGGGAAAGCGAAGCTGCAGGAAACGCCTTGATGGACACAACCGACGACGTAGGAAGCCTAAACCAGAGTCTCTGTCCCTAAATTCAGGAAGGCTCCCCTCCAGCTTCCAAG CAGGCACCAGAATCTTAACGTTCGGTGCTCCACAAATATTTCCACAAGGTCCTGTAGTGAGCTCTACTTCGCTTGGGGCTGCCAAAGCTGAGACTGATGTTGCTGTTCTTTACAATGGCTATCGGCAGTTGAACTTTCGCGATAGCTCCATTCCGGATTCTTTGTGCCACAATTACAGAGGAGGAAAACAGCTTCTCTTTTCACAAGGCTCTAGTTCCTCCTTCCCTGGAGCATCTGTGTACCAACTGCATCCGGGTGCTAATTTTGCATCCAGCAACACTAGCAGCAGCCAGAAAGTGTTCCATAATGAATTAAACCGAGTAGTTGACTCTGACtgtgctctctctcttctgTCATCATCACCAGCTGAGACTCGGCAGGTTGGTTTGAGCCAAATGGTGCAGTTCAACCCGATCCCTTCAGCTCAGTCCTTGGTCCCCAGTCTGCACTATAATGGTTTAGGAATGGAGGGTAAGACTGTTTCTTCTGCTTTGGTTGATGACTGCAACAGCAATGCAAACGTCCATTGCCAGGGTATGTTTTCGATTGTGCCTCATGGATCATCTGTAACCGGACCGCACCAGACACATTCCTTCTTGTGGGAGTAG